The genomic stretch GGTTCTTCCCGCTTCCTCCTGGCCATGGACTGCGATACCAGGATTTCGCCAAACTGGCTTGAAACCAATCTCGCGCACGTTCAGCAGCCGGATATCGGCATGGTTTCGGGCCCGGTCATCTACTTGTCAGGCAACGATCTCGTTTCCAGGTTCCAGCGGTATTTCGGCGACAATCACAATCTGGAAAAGACGGGACCAGTCGATTTCATCCCGGGAAACGCGTTTCTGATGCGACGGGAAATCTGGGAACAGTGCGAAGGCATGGCAGGCCACCATCGCAACGTTTGCGAAGATCATTTCTTGTGTCAAAAAATCAAACAGCGGGGCTTGAAATTATGGATCGACGCCAAGGCCAGGGCACGGCAAATCAGGCGCATCAACAGAATTGCGATGCTCAAGCGCTATTGGAAATGGTGCCATGCCCCCATCAAAAAAGAAGCTGAACACCAGCAGGACATCCCGAGGTATCTCCAGCACGCATTGATAACCCCTCATGCCGATAGACTGAAATTTTCCATTGAACGTGAAGAACTTTTGTTCATCTACATCGAGATGCTCTATGCCAGCTTCATTGTTCTGGACGTATTGGACCACTTGATTCTCAATAATCGCCAGGCATCCGTCCAGAAGGCCGCCTGGTGGTTCGAGCTTTCCAGCATCGTCAGGCAGTACCCGCTCATGTACGCGGTTCTTCGCTCGGACCTGGCCCAACTGGGACAGACGCCGGTTCCGGGATGGGAATCGAGTCAGCAAAATCCATGGTCGCATGCATTCGAAGCGTTGCGGGCGATAGAACCCAGCGGGGTGTATGACTGGCTTAACAGGTCGGGAATACCGTCCATGCTCGCCGAGGAAGAATCCTTGAACTATGATTTTTCATTTTACGAGAACGAAATCTTTTGCCCATCCGCGCGCCGAAGCTGAGCAGCAAAACGCATCATCGACGCGGCGCGAATAAAAGCTTCCGCCGGGAAATTTCGCGGAATTCCGGCGTAAAAATCCCCAAAAAAGGCTCTCAGCGCTCGTTCATGGTGCAGATCCTGTTTCTCCCTCGCCCCTTGGCCCGGTACATGGCCTTGTCGGCCTCGTCGATGAGCCTGGCTCCCGCCTCGTCGGCCCACTCCCGTTTCAGCTCGGCCACGCCGATGGACACGGTGATCTTGATGCCCTTCTGCAGCACCTGCCCGTTGTGGTCGCGGATGATGAAGTTGTAGTCCTCGATGATGGTGCGTAAGTTTTCCGCGTCTTCCGCCGCCTCGGCAAGCCCGATCCCGGGCAAGGCGACCACGAACTCCTCCCCCCCGAAACGAGCCGGAAAAAAGCTGCGATTGGGGATGGTGCCGTACTTTTGCGCGTAGCCGGTCAGCTTGCTGGCCACGGTGACCAGGGCTTGATCCCCTATGCGGTGTCCGTAGGAATCATTGAAATCCTTGAAATGATCGATGTCGAGAAAAAGGAGGCTCATGGGGTTGCCCGTGACCATGTATTCGAGCAGCGTCGTCTGGTAGTAGCGGTCGAAGGCCCGGCGGTTGCTGAGCTTGGTCAGGGAGTCGGTATAGCTCATCTCGACCAAATCCCGGGTGTCCTGCTCCATGTGCGTAAGCACCTTCTCGAAGGCCGCCTTGATGCCAAGGACGATGTCTTCCAGGGCGTTCTGTTCGGTCACGGTGTGGATGGTCGTCTCCCGCAGATCCCGGACCTCCTTGGTCCGCATGAGATTCTGGGAGCGCACATGCTCGATGAGGGCCACGGTTTCGCGAAAGGTCTCCTCCAGCTTCTTGTTCCAGGGCTGATAGAGGATCTGTTCCTTGCGGCGCACGACATCCTTGAACTTGGCGTCGGAAAAATCCCCGTCGCGCACGATGTTCATGACCAGGGTCTGCATCTGGCGCTTCTGGTCGGCCGAAAGAAAATCGTATTCCGAAATGGAACGCATATAGAGAATGAGCGCGCCCCACTTGGAATTGGACGGCACCCCCGCCTTGATGAGGGAATTCACGACCTCGTGCGAACAAAAGAAGTTTTCGTGCTGCATGCTCATGGTTCGATCCATTTTGGTTGACTGCTAGCTCTTTTCTCCGAAGGAGCGTCCGATCTCGAACGCCTGGCCCACATACTCGCCCACGGTGTGATAGGCCCTGGTCACGGGGGTGAATATGAGCGGCCTGACCTTGGCTACGTCGGGATAGCCCTTCTCGTCGAGGACGTCCGCCTCCGCCTTGACATCGACTATTTCTCCAACGAACTGGATATGCATGCCAAGCTCCACGGTGCGTAGCAAAGTGCACTCGAGCACCAGCGGAAATTCTCCCACATAGGGGGCGTCGACCAGTTCCGAACGCACCGGGGTCAAACCCGTGGCCGCGAACTTGTCCACGTCTTTTCCCGATGCAATTCCAAAATAATCGGCTTGCGCCGCGAACGCGACCGAAGGCACGCTGACCGTGAACGCACGACGCGCAAGAATGGATGCATAG from Desulfomicrobium apsheronum encodes the following:
- a CDS encoding glycosyltransferase, whose amino-acid sequence is MQPLDVSLITYTYNDGHFVDGLLDEVSSWTHRPSEIVIFDDGSSTAYSPPPTTIPTRVFRYDTNRGITVTKHEAISAGSSRFLLAMDCDTRISPNWLETNLAHVQQPDIGMVSGPVIYLSGNDLVSRFQRYFGDNHNLEKTGPVDFIPGNAFLMRREIWEQCEGMAGHHRNVCEDHFLCQKIKQRGLKLWIDAKARARQIRRINRIAMLKRYWKWCHAPIKKEAEHQQDIPRYLQHALITPHADRLKFSIEREELLFIYIEMLYASFIVLDVLDHLILNNRQASVQKAAWWFELSSIVRQYPLMYAVLRSDLAQLGQTPVPGWESSQQNPWSHAFEALRAIEPSGVYDWLNRSGIPSMLAEEESLNYDFSFYENEIFCPSARRS
- a CDS encoding GGDEF domain-containing protein → MSMQHENFFCSHEVVNSLIKAGVPSNSKWGALILYMRSISEYDFLSADQKRQMQTLVMNIVRDGDFSDAKFKDVVRRKEQILYQPWNKKLEETFRETVALIEHVRSQNLMRTKEVRDLRETTIHTVTEQNALEDIVLGIKAAFEKVLTHMEQDTRDLVEMSYTDSLTKLSNRRAFDRYYQTTLLEYMVTGNPMSLLFLDIDHFKDFNDSYGHRIGDQALVTVASKLTGYAQKYGTIPNRSFFPARFGGEEFVVALPGIGLAEAAEDAENLRTIIEDYNFIIRDHNGQVLQKGIKITVSIGVAELKREWADEAGARLIDEADKAMYRAKGRGRNRICTMNER
- a CDS encoding flavin reductase family protein, with the translated sequence MKISLGAKTLAQPAPLWIVGSYDEKGNANAMAAAWGGICCSKPPCITVSLREDRHSYASILARRAFTVSVPSVAFAAQADYFGIASGKDVDKFAATGLTPVRSELVDAPYVGEFPLVLECTLLRTVELGMHIQFVGEIVDVKAEADVLDEKGYPDVAKVRPLIFTPVTRAYHTVGEYVGQAFEIGRSFGEKS